A genomic region of Pseudopipra pipra isolate bDixPip1 chromosome W, bDixPip1.hap1, whole genome shotgun sequence contains the following coding sequences:
- the LOC135405123 gene encoding tropomyosin alpha-4 chain-like isoform X7, translated as MEAGQRERPLPECFLPESGGSHKGLGGVASPLAAPAMAGISSIDAVKKKIQRLQQVADEAEEHAEHLQREADAERQAREGAEAEVASLNRRIQLVEEELDRAQERLATALQKLEEAEKAADESERGMKVIENRAMKDEEKMELQEMQLKEAKHIAEEADHKYEEVARKLVVLEGELERSEERAEVAESKCGDLEEELKIVTNNLMSLEAQADKYSTKEDKYEEEIKLLGEKLKEAETRAEFAERSVAKLEKTIDDLEESLASAKEENVGIHQVLDQTLVELNNL; from the exons atGGAGGCAGGGCAGCGGGAGCGGCCGCTGCCTGAGTGCTTCCTGCCCGAGTCGGGCGGTTCCCACAAAGGGCTTGGCGGTGTGGCCTCCCCGCTGGCAGCCCCCGCCATGGCAGGCATCAGCTCCATCGACGCAGTCAAGAAGAAGATCCAGAGACTACAACAGGTGGCCGACGAGGCGGAGGAGCACGCCGAACACCTGCAGCGGGAGGCCGATGCAGAGCGGCAGGCCCGGGAGGGG GCTGAGGCTGAAGTGGCTTCTCTGAATCGCCGTATCCAGCtggtggaggaggagctggaccGAGCTCAAGAACGCCTGGCCACTGCCCTGCAgaagctggaggaggctgagaaGGCAGCTGATGAGAGCGAGAG AGGCATGAAGGTCATTGAAAACAGGGCCATGAAGGACGAGGAGAAGATGGAGCTCCAGGAAATGCAGCTGAAGGAGGCGAAGCACATAGCAGAGGAGGCTGACCACAAATACGAGGAG GTTGCCCGCAAGCTGGTTGTCCTTGAGGGAGAGCTGGAGCGCTCAGAGGAGAGGGCAGAGGTAGCGGAGAG TAAATGTGGTGATCTAGAGGAGGAGCTGAAAATTGTCACCAACAACTTGATGTCCCTGGAGGCCCAGGCTGACAAG TATTCCACCAAGGAGGACAAGTATGAGGAGGAAATCAAGCTTCTAGGCGAAAAGCTGAAGGAG GCTGAGACCCGTGCGGAGTTTGCAGAGCGGTCTGTGGCGAAGCTGGAGAAAACCATCGATGATCTAGAAG AGAGTCTGGCCAGTGCCAAAGAGGAGAACGTGGGCATCCACCAGGTCCTGGATCAGACCCTTGTTGAGCTGAACAACCTctga
- the LOC135405123 gene encoding tropomyosin beta chain-like isoform X9 — protein sequence MEAIKKKMQMLKLDKENAIDRAEQAEADKKQAEDRCKQLEEEQQGLQKKLKGTEEEVEKYSESVKEAQEKLEQAEKKATDAEAEVASLNRRIQLVEEELDRAQERLATALQKLEEAEKAADESERGMKVIENRAMKDEEKMELQEMQLKEAKHIAEEADHKYEEVARKLVVLEGELERSEERAEVAESKCGDLEEELKIVTNNLMSLEAQADKYSTKEDKYEEEIKLLGEKLKEAETRAEFAERSVAKLEKTIDDLEGKTSSLSLCPSFPGSTAQDVAPAGPDRAWPG from the exons ATGGAGGCCATCAAGAAAAAGATGCAGATGCTGAAACTGGACAAGGAGAACGCTATCGACCGCGCAGAGCAAGCGGAGGCCGACAAGAAGCAGGCGGAGGACCGCTGCAAGCAG CTGGAGGAGGAACAGCAGGGCCTGCAGAAGAAGCTGAagggcacagaggaggaggtggagaagTACTCCGAGTCTGTCAAGGAGGCCCAGGAAAAACTGGAGCAGGCGGAGAAGAAAGCTACAGAC GCTGAGGCTGAAGTGGCTTCTCTGAATCGCCGTATCCAGCtggtggaggaggagctggaccGAGCTCAAGAACGCCTGGCCACTGCCCTGCAgaagctggaggaggctgagaaGGCAGCTGATGAGAGCGAGAG AGGCATGAAGGTCATTGAAAACAGGGCCATGAAGGACGAGGAGAAGATGGAGCTCCAGGAAATGCAGCTGAAGGAGGCGAAGCACATAGCAGAGGAGGCTGACCACAAATACGAGGAG GTTGCCCGCAAGCTGGTTGTCCTTGAGGGAGAGCTGGAGCGCTCAGAGGAGAGGGCAGAGGTAGCGGAGAG TAAATGTGGTGATCTAGAGGAGGAGCTGAAAATTGTCACCAACAACTTGATGTCCCTGGAGGCCCAGGCTGACAAG TATTCCACCAAGGAGGACAAGTATGAGGAGGAAATCAAGCTTCTAGGCGAAAAGCTGAAGGAG GCTGAGACCCGTGCGGAGTTTGCAGAGCGGTCTGTGGCGAAGCTGGAGAAAACCATCGATGATCTAGAAGGTAAAAcgtcctcactgtccctgtgtccctcttTCCCAGGGAGCACTGCCCAAGATGTGGCCCCAGCAGGGCCAGACAGGGCTTGGCCAGggtga
- the LOC135405123 gene encoding tropomyosin alpha-3 chain-like isoform X8 yields the protein MEAGQRERPLPECFLPESGGSHKGLGGVASPLAAPAMAGISSIDAVKKKIQRLQQVADEAEEHAEHLQREADAERQAREGAEAEVASLNRRIQLVEEELDRAQERLATALQKLEEAEKAADESERGMKVIENRAMKDEEKMELQEMQLKEAKHIAEEADHKYEEVARKLVVLEGELERSEERAEVAESRVRQLEEELRTMDQTLKSLIASEEEYSTKEDKYEEEIKLLGEKLKEAETRAEFAERSVAKLEKTIDDLEDEVYSQKMKYKAISEELDNALNDITSL from the exons atGGAGGCAGGGCAGCGGGAGCGGCCGCTGCCTGAGTGCTTCCTGCCCGAGTCGGGCGGTTCCCACAAAGGGCTTGGCGGTGTGGCCTCCCCGCTGGCAGCCCCCGCCATGGCAGGCATCAGCTCCATCGACGCAGTCAAGAAGAAGATCCAGAGACTACAACAGGTGGCCGACGAGGCGGAGGAGCACGCCGAACACCTGCAGCGGGAGGCCGATGCAGAGCGGCAGGCCCGGGAGGGG GCTGAGGCTGAAGTGGCTTCTCTGAATCGCCGTATCCAGCtggtggaggaggagctggaccGAGCTCAAGAACGCCTGGCCACTGCCCTGCAgaagctggaggaggctgagaaGGCAGCTGATGAGAGCGAGAG AGGCATGAAGGTCATTGAAAACAGGGCCATGAAGGACGAGGAGAAGATGGAGCTCCAGGAAATGCAGCTGAAGGAGGCGAAGCACATAGCAGAGGAGGCTGACCACAAATACGAGGAG GTTGCCCGCAAGCTGGTTGTCCTTGAGGGAGAGCTGGAGCGCTCAGAGGAGAGGGCAGAGGTAGCGGAGAG CCGAGTGAGACAATTGGAAGAAGAGCTGCGGACCATGGACCAGACTCTCAAATCCCTCATTGCCTCAGAGGAAGAG TATTCCACCAAGGAGGACAAGTATGAGGAGGAAATCAAGCTTCTAGGCGAAAAGCTGAAGGAG GCTGAGACCCGTGCGGAGTTTGCAGAGCGGTCTGTGGCGAAGCTGGAGAAAACCATCGATGATCTAGAAG aTGAAGTGTATTCGCAGAAGATGAAGTACAAAGCCATCAGTGAGGAGCTGGACAATGCGCTTAATGACATCACCTCCCTCTGA
- the LOC135405123 gene encoding tropomyosin beta chain-like isoform X6 has protein sequence MEAIKKKMQMLKLDKENAIDRAEQAEADKKQAEDRCKQLEEEQQGLQKKLKGTEEEVEKYSESVKEAQEKLEQAEKKATDAEAEVASLNRRIQLVEEELDRAQERLATALQKLEEAEKAADESERGMKVIENRAMKDEEKMELQEMQLKEAKHIAEEADHKYEEVARKLVVLEGELERSEERAEVAESRVRQLEEELRTMDQTLKSLIASEEEYSTKEDKYEEEIKLLGEKLKEAETRAEFAERSVAKLEKTIDDLEDEVYSQKMKYKAISEELDNALNDITSL, from the exons ATGGAGGCCATCAAGAAAAAGATGCAGATGCTGAAACTGGACAAGGAGAACGCTATCGACCGCGCAGAGCAAGCGGAGGCCGACAAGAAGCAGGCGGAGGACCGCTGCAAGCAG CTGGAGGAGGAACAGCAGGGCCTGCAGAAGAAGCTGAagggcacagaggaggaggtggagaagTACTCCGAGTCTGTCAAGGAGGCCCAGGAAAAACTGGAGCAGGCGGAGAAGAAAGCTACAGAC GCTGAGGCTGAAGTGGCTTCTCTGAATCGCCGTATCCAGCtggtggaggaggagctggaccGAGCTCAAGAACGCCTGGCCACTGCCCTGCAgaagctggaggaggctgagaaGGCAGCTGATGAGAGCGAGAG AGGCATGAAGGTCATTGAAAACAGGGCCATGAAGGACGAGGAGAAGATGGAGCTCCAGGAAATGCAGCTGAAGGAGGCGAAGCACATAGCAGAGGAGGCTGACCACAAATACGAGGAG GTTGCCCGCAAGCTGGTTGTCCTTGAGGGAGAGCTGGAGCGCTCAGAGGAGAGGGCAGAGGTAGCGGAGAG CCGAGTGAGACAATTGGAAGAAGAGCTGCGGACCATGGACCAGACTCTCAAATCCCTCATTGCCTCAGAGGAAGAG TATTCCACCAAGGAGGACAAGTATGAGGAGGAAATCAAGCTTCTAGGCGAAAAGCTGAAGGAG GCTGAGACCCGTGCGGAGTTTGCAGAGCGGTCTGTGGCGAAGCTGGAGAAAACCATCGATGATCTAGAAG aTGAAGTGTATTCGCAGAAGATGAAGTACAAAGCCATCAGTGAGGAGCTGGACAATGCGCTTAATGACATCACCTCCCTCTGA
- the LOC135405123 gene encoding tropomyosin beta chain-like isoform X1 produces MEAIKKKMQMLKLDKENAIDRAEQAEADKKQAEDRCKQLEEEQQGLQKKLKGTEEEVEKYSESVKEAQEKLEQAEKKATDAEAEVASLNRRIQLVEEELDRAQERLATALQKLEEAEKAADESERGMKVIENRAMKDEEKMELQEMQLKEAKHIAEEADHKYEEVARKLVVLEGELERSEERAEVAESRVRQLEEELRTMDQTLKSLIASEEEYSTKEDKYEEEIKLLGEKLKEAETRAEFAERSVAKLEKTIDDLEGKTSSLSLCPSFPGSTAQDVAPAGPDRAWPG; encoded by the exons ATGGAGGCCATCAAGAAAAAGATGCAGATGCTGAAACTGGACAAGGAGAACGCTATCGACCGCGCAGAGCAAGCGGAGGCCGACAAGAAGCAGGCGGAGGACCGCTGCAAGCAG CTGGAGGAGGAACAGCAGGGCCTGCAGAAGAAGCTGAagggcacagaggaggaggtggagaagTACTCCGAGTCTGTCAAGGAGGCCCAGGAAAAACTGGAGCAGGCGGAGAAGAAAGCTACAGAC GCTGAGGCTGAAGTGGCTTCTCTGAATCGCCGTATCCAGCtggtggaggaggagctggaccGAGCTCAAGAACGCCTGGCCACTGCCCTGCAgaagctggaggaggctgagaaGGCAGCTGATGAGAGCGAGAG AGGCATGAAGGTCATTGAAAACAGGGCCATGAAGGACGAGGAGAAGATGGAGCTCCAGGAAATGCAGCTGAAGGAGGCGAAGCACATAGCAGAGGAGGCTGACCACAAATACGAGGAG GTTGCCCGCAAGCTGGTTGTCCTTGAGGGAGAGCTGGAGCGCTCAGAGGAGAGGGCAGAGGTAGCGGAGAG CCGAGTGAGACAATTGGAAGAAGAGCTGCGGACCATGGACCAGACTCTCAAATCCCTCATTGCCTCAGAGGAAGAG TATTCCACCAAGGAGGACAAGTATGAGGAGGAAATCAAGCTTCTAGGCGAAAAGCTGAAGGAG GCTGAGACCCGTGCGGAGTTTGCAGAGCGGTCTGTGGCGAAGCTGGAGAAAACCATCGATGATCTAGAAGGTAAAAcgtcctcactgtccctgtgtccctcttTCCCAGGGAGCACTGCCCAAGATGTGGCCCCAGCAGGGCCAGACAGGGCTTGGCCAGggtga
- the LOC135405123 gene encoding tropomyosin alpha-3 chain-like isoform X2, whose protein sequence is MEAGQRERPLPECFLPESGGSHKGLGGVASPLAAPAMAGISSIDAVKKKIQRLQQVADEAEEHAEHLQREADAERQAREGAEAEVASLNRRIQLVEEELDRAQERLATALQKLEEAEKAADESERGMKVIENRAMKDEEKMELQEMQLKEAKHIAEEADHKYEEVARKLVVLEGELERSEERAEVAESRVRQLEEELRTMDQTLKSLIASEEEYSTKEDKYEEEIKLLGEKLKEAETRAEFAERSVAKLEKTIDDLEGKTSSLSLCPSFPGSTAQDVAPAGPDRAWPG, encoded by the exons atGGAGGCAGGGCAGCGGGAGCGGCCGCTGCCTGAGTGCTTCCTGCCCGAGTCGGGCGGTTCCCACAAAGGGCTTGGCGGTGTGGCCTCCCCGCTGGCAGCCCCCGCCATGGCAGGCATCAGCTCCATCGACGCAGTCAAGAAGAAGATCCAGAGACTACAACAGGTGGCCGACGAGGCGGAGGAGCACGCCGAACACCTGCAGCGGGAGGCCGATGCAGAGCGGCAGGCCCGGGAGGGG GCTGAGGCTGAAGTGGCTTCTCTGAATCGCCGTATCCAGCtggtggaggaggagctggaccGAGCTCAAGAACGCCTGGCCACTGCCCTGCAgaagctggaggaggctgagaaGGCAGCTGATGAGAGCGAGAG AGGCATGAAGGTCATTGAAAACAGGGCCATGAAGGACGAGGAGAAGATGGAGCTCCAGGAAATGCAGCTGAAGGAGGCGAAGCACATAGCAGAGGAGGCTGACCACAAATACGAGGAG GTTGCCCGCAAGCTGGTTGTCCTTGAGGGAGAGCTGGAGCGCTCAGAGGAGAGGGCAGAGGTAGCGGAGAG CCGAGTGAGACAATTGGAAGAAGAGCTGCGGACCATGGACCAGACTCTCAAATCCCTCATTGCCTCAGAGGAAGAG TATTCCACCAAGGAGGACAAGTATGAGGAGGAAATCAAGCTTCTAGGCGAAAAGCTGAAGGAG GCTGAGACCCGTGCGGAGTTTGCAGAGCGGTCTGTGGCGAAGCTGGAGAAAACCATCGATGATCTAGAAGGTAAAAcgtcctcactgtccctgtgtccctcttTCCCAGGGAGCACTGCCCAAGATGTGGCCCCAGCAGGGCCAGACAGGGCTTGGCCAGggtga
- the LOC135405123 gene encoding tropomyosin beta chain-like isoform X4 — MEAIKKKMQMLKLDKENAIDRAEQAEADKKQAEDRCKQLEEEQQGLQKKLKGTEEEVEKYSESVKEAQEKLEQAEKKATDAEAEVASLNRRIQLVEEELDRAQERLATALQKLEEAEKAADESERGMKVIENRAMKDEEKMELQEMQLKEAKHIAEEADHKYEEVARKLVVLEGELERSEERAEVAESRVRQLEEELRTMDQTLKSLIASEEEYSTKEDKYEEEIKLLGEKLKEAETRAEFAERSVAKLEKTIDDLEESLASAKEENVGIHQVLDQTLVELNNL; from the exons ATGGAGGCCATCAAGAAAAAGATGCAGATGCTGAAACTGGACAAGGAGAACGCTATCGACCGCGCAGAGCAAGCGGAGGCCGACAAGAAGCAGGCGGAGGACCGCTGCAAGCAG CTGGAGGAGGAACAGCAGGGCCTGCAGAAGAAGCTGAagggcacagaggaggaggtggagaagTACTCCGAGTCTGTCAAGGAGGCCCAGGAAAAACTGGAGCAGGCGGAGAAGAAAGCTACAGAC GCTGAGGCTGAAGTGGCTTCTCTGAATCGCCGTATCCAGCtggtggaggaggagctggaccGAGCTCAAGAACGCCTGGCCACTGCCCTGCAgaagctggaggaggctgagaaGGCAGCTGATGAGAGCGAGAG AGGCATGAAGGTCATTGAAAACAGGGCCATGAAGGACGAGGAGAAGATGGAGCTCCAGGAAATGCAGCTGAAGGAGGCGAAGCACATAGCAGAGGAGGCTGACCACAAATACGAGGAG GTTGCCCGCAAGCTGGTTGTCCTTGAGGGAGAGCTGGAGCGCTCAGAGGAGAGGGCAGAGGTAGCGGAGAG CCGAGTGAGACAATTGGAAGAAGAGCTGCGGACCATGGACCAGACTCTCAAATCCCTCATTGCCTCAGAGGAAGAG TATTCCACCAAGGAGGACAAGTATGAGGAGGAAATCAAGCTTCTAGGCGAAAAGCTGAAGGAG GCTGAGACCCGTGCGGAGTTTGCAGAGCGGTCTGTGGCGAAGCTGGAGAAAACCATCGATGATCTAGAAG AGAGTCTGGCCAGTGCCAAAGAGGAGAACGTGGGCATCCACCAGGTCCTGGATCAGACCCTTGTTGAGCTGAACAACCTctga
- the LOC135405123 gene encoding tropomyosin beta chain-like isoform X5 gives MEAIKKKMQMLKLDKENAIDRAEQAEADKKQAEDRCKQLEEEQQGLQKKLKGTEEEVEKYSESVKEAQEKLEQAEKKATDAEAEVASLNRRIQLVEEELDRAQERLATALQKLEEAEKAADESERGMKVIENRAMKDEEKMELQEMQLKEAKHIAEEADHKYEEVARKLVVLEGELERSEERAEVAESKCGDLEEELKIVTNNLMSLEAQADKYSTKEDKYEEEIKLLGEKLKEAETRAEFAERSVAKLEKTIDDLEESLASAKEENVGIHQVLDQTLVELNNL, from the exons ATGGAGGCCATCAAGAAAAAGATGCAGATGCTGAAACTGGACAAGGAGAACGCTATCGACCGCGCAGAGCAAGCGGAGGCCGACAAGAAGCAGGCGGAGGACCGCTGCAAGCAG CTGGAGGAGGAACAGCAGGGCCTGCAGAAGAAGCTGAagggcacagaggaggaggtggagaagTACTCCGAGTCTGTCAAGGAGGCCCAGGAAAAACTGGAGCAGGCGGAGAAGAAAGCTACAGAC GCTGAGGCTGAAGTGGCTTCTCTGAATCGCCGTATCCAGCtggtggaggaggagctggaccGAGCTCAAGAACGCCTGGCCACTGCCCTGCAgaagctggaggaggctgagaaGGCAGCTGATGAGAGCGAGAG AGGCATGAAGGTCATTGAAAACAGGGCCATGAAGGACGAGGAGAAGATGGAGCTCCAGGAAATGCAGCTGAAGGAGGCGAAGCACATAGCAGAGGAGGCTGACCACAAATACGAGGAG GTTGCCCGCAAGCTGGTTGTCCTTGAGGGAGAGCTGGAGCGCTCAGAGGAGAGGGCAGAGGTAGCGGAGAG TAAATGTGGTGATCTAGAGGAGGAGCTGAAAATTGTCACCAACAACTTGATGTCCCTGGAGGCCCAGGCTGACAAG TATTCCACCAAGGAGGACAAGTATGAGGAGGAAATCAAGCTTCTAGGCGAAAAGCTGAAGGAG GCTGAGACCCGTGCGGAGTTTGCAGAGCGGTCTGTGGCGAAGCTGGAGAAAACCATCGATGATCTAGAAG AGAGTCTGGCCAGTGCCAAAGAGGAGAACGTGGGCATCCACCAGGTCCTGGATCAGACCCTTGTTGAGCTGAACAACCTctga
- the LOC135405123 gene encoding tropomyosin alpha-4 chain-like isoform X3: MEAGQRERPLPECFLPESGGSHKGLGGVASPLAAPAMAGISSIDAVKKKIQRLQQVADEAEEHAEHLQREADAERQAREGAEAEVASLNRRIQLVEEELDRAQERLATALQKLEEAEKAADESERGMKVIENRAMKDEEKMELQEMQLKEAKHIAEEADHKYEEVARKLVVLEGELERSEERAEVAESRVRQLEEELRTMDQTLKSLIASEEEYSTKEDKYEEEIKLLGEKLKEAETRAEFAERSVAKLEKTIDDLEESLASAKEENVGIHQVLDQTLVELNNL; encoded by the exons atGGAGGCAGGGCAGCGGGAGCGGCCGCTGCCTGAGTGCTTCCTGCCCGAGTCGGGCGGTTCCCACAAAGGGCTTGGCGGTGTGGCCTCCCCGCTGGCAGCCCCCGCCATGGCAGGCATCAGCTCCATCGACGCAGTCAAGAAGAAGATCCAGAGACTACAACAGGTGGCCGACGAGGCGGAGGAGCACGCCGAACACCTGCAGCGGGAGGCCGATGCAGAGCGGCAGGCCCGGGAGGGG GCTGAGGCTGAAGTGGCTTCTCTGAATCGCCGTATCCAGCtggtggaggaggagctggaccGAGCTCAAGAACGCCTGGCCACTGCCCTGCAgaagctggaggaggctgagaaGGCAGCTGATGAGAGCGAGAG AGGCATGAAGGTCATTGAAAACAGGGCCATGAAGGACGAGGAGAAGATGGAGCTCCAGGAAATGCAGCTGAAGGAGGCGAAGCACATAGCAGAGGAGGCTGACCACAAATACGAGGAG GTTGCCCGCAAGCTGGTTGTCCTTGAGGGAGAGCTGGAGCGCTCAGAGGAGAGGGCAGAGGTAGCGGAGAG CCGAGTGAGACAATTGGAAGAAGAGCTGCGGACCATGGACCAGACTCTCAAATCCCTCATTGCCTCAGAGGAAGAG TATTCCACCAAGGAGGACAAGTATGAGGAGGAAATCAAGCTTCTAGGCGAAAAGCTGAAGGAG GCTGAGACCCGTGCGGAGTTTGCAGAGCGGTCTGTGGCGAAGCTGGAGAAAACCATCGATGATCTAGAAG AGAGTCTGGCCAGTGCCAAAGAGGAGAACGTGGGCATCCACCAGGTCCTGGATCAGACCCTTGTTGAGCTGAACAACCTctga